A part of Kryptolebias marmoratus isolate JLee-2015 unplaced genomic scaffold, ASM164957v2 Scaffold25, whole genome shotgun sequence genomic DNA contains:
- the LOC108251420 gene encoding NACHT, LRR and PYD domains-containing protein 12-like — protein MEKSVKHQVLDILEDLGKEELKRFHWYLENPEPQDGFEAMKNSRLDKADRLDTVELMVQMYTLGHVMEVTNLVLKKMKLEKETLVGVCQHNLKSRLKKKFQCVFEGIAKAGQETFLNQIYTELYITEGGTGEVNDEHEVRQIETASRKPHRPETTIRQEDIFKLPPGRHKPIRKVMTKGVAGIGKTVLTQKFTLDWAEDKSAVNKALKSPNGHLDLFLRFLLGLSLQTNQSLLQGLLTQTGSSSQTNQETVQYIKECIMEEIQQSLSSGQSLSSGSLSTDKLSPAHWSALAFILLTSGKILHQFDLKKYSTNNEAVLRLLPVVKASKNAQLSDCGLSETHCEVVASALKSNPSHLTELDLSRNNLQDSGVKILSAGLESPNCRLEKLSLRSCSLSEISCSYLGSALKSNPSHLRHLDLDLNKLQDSGVKQLCGFLESPQCRLETLRLRSCSLSEISCSSLGSALKSNPSHLRELDLTKIQCFL, from the exons ATGGAGAAGTCTGTGAAGCATCAGGTACTGGACATACTGGAGGATTTAGGAAAGGAGGAGCTGAAACGTTTCCACTGGTACCTTGAGAATCCTGAACCACAAGATGGATTTGAAGCCATGAAAAATTCCCGTCTGGACAAAGCAGACAGGCTTGATACAGTGGAATTAATGGTTCAGATGTATACCTTAGGTCATGTGATGGAGGTGACAAACCTAGTTTTAAAGAAGATGAAGCTGGAGAAAG AAACTCTTGTTGGAGTTTGTCAACATAACCTTAAATCTCGTCTGAAGAAGAAGttccagtgtgtgtttgaggggatTGCTAAAGCAGGACAAGAAACGTTTCTGAATCAGATCTACACAGAGCTCTACATCACAGAGGGAGGGACTGGAGAGGTCAATGATGAAcatgaggtcagacagattGAAACAGCGTCCAGGAAACcacacagaccagaaacaacaatcagacaaGAAGACATCTTTAAACTCCCACCTGGAAGACATAAACCAATCAGAAAAGTGATGACAAAGGGAGTGGCTGGCATTGGGAAAACAGTCTTAACACAGAAGTTCACTCTGGACTGGGCTGAAGACAAA AGTGCTGTGAACAAGGCCTTAAAGAGTCCAAATGGACACCTGGACTTGTTCCTCCGCTTCCTCCTGGGTCTTTCACTGCAGACCAATCAGAGTCTTCTACAAGGCCTGctgacacagacaggaagtagctCACAGACCAATCAGGAAACAGTCCAGTATATTAAGGAGTGTATCA TGGAGGAGAtccaacagtctctgagttCAGGACAGTCTCTGAGTTCAGGAAGTCTCTCCACAGATAAACTGTCTCCTGCTCATTGGTCAGCTCTGGCCTTCATCTTACTGACATCAGGAAAAATTCTGCATCAGTTTGACCTGAAGAAATATTCTACCAACAATGAGGCTGTTCTGAGGCTGCTGCCAGTGGTCAAAGCCTCCAAAAATGCTCA ACTCTCTGACTGTGGACTCTCAGAAACTCATTGTGAAGTGGTAGCCTCAGCTCTGaaatccaacccctcccatctgacagaactggacctgagcAGAAAtaacctgcaggattcaggagtgaagatTCTGTCTGCTGGACTGGAGAGTCCAAACTGTAGACTGGAGAAGCTAAG tttgaggagctgcagtttgtcagagatcagctgttcttatctgggctcagctctgaagtccaacccctcccatctgagacATCTGGACCTGGATCTCAACAagctgcaggattcaggagtgaagcagctgtgtggttttctggagagtccacaatgtagactggagactctgag attgaggagctgcagtttgtcagagatcagctgttcttctctgggctcagctctgaagtccaacccctcccatctgagagAACTGGACCTGA CAAAGATCCAGTGTTTCctgtaa